One window of the Rhodohalobacter sp. SW132 genome contains the following:
- a CDS encoding alpha-N-arabinofuranosidase, whose amino-acid sequence MHFFNNNADAQQNRVVINADQELSEISKHIYGQFAEHLGRGIYGGIWVGEDSDIPNTEGYRNDVLQALRDLEVPNVRWPGGCFADEYHWKDGIGPADERPVRINTHWGMVEEDNSFGTHEFLRLMELIDAEPVIAMNVGSGTPREMARWLEYLNYDGESTLANMRRENGRDEPWGVKYIGVGNESWGCGGNMTVEFYADLYRQYATFTKEFSGHELFRVASGRYDTEYDWTEHMMQEAGDMMEGVSLHYYVIPTADWDAKGPSIDFDEDLYFAGIQRSLLMDEYVQGHSNRMDKFDPEKNVAMVVDEWGIWTDPYPGTNPGFLEQQNSLRDALIASITLDILNKHSDRVRMANIAQMINVLQAMILTDGDKMVKTPTYHVFDLYRIHHDTQLLHTHMMEINEYSYEDESIPVLSMTPSKNSDGQIGITITNKSPNTPQSVEIEIRGQQIGNLSEGRILAAEHFADINTFEDPDRLTIEEFTNYSLNGNTITLELPPMSVAALRVE is encoded by the coding sequence ATGCATTTTTTTAATAATAATGCAGATGCTCAACAGAATCGTGTTGTCATTAACGCGGACCAGGAACTGAGTGAGATCAGCAAACACATCTACGGTCAGTTTGCCGAACATCTTGGCCGGGGGATTTATGGCGGCATCTGGGTGGGTGAGGATTCCGATATCCCGAATACGGAAGGGTACCGGAATGATGTCCTGCAGGCACTTCGGGACCTCGAAGTTCCCAATGTTCGCTGGCCCGGCGGCTGTTTTGCGGATGAATACCACTGGAAAGATGGTATCGGTCCCGCAGATGAGCGCCCGGTGCGGATCAACACCCACTGGGGAATGGTGGAAGAGGATAACAGTTTTGGCACACACGAATTTCTTCGATTGATGGAGCTGATTGATGCCGAACCGGTTATAGCGATGAATGTAGGAAGCGGAACGCCGAGGGAGATGGCCCGATGGCTGGAATACCTGAATTACGATGGTGAGAGCACGCTTGCGAACATGAGGCGTGAAAACGGCCGCGATGAACCCTGGGGTGTGAAATACATCGGCGTGGGTAATGAAAGCTGGGGCTGCGGCGGTAACATGACTGTAGAATTCTATGCCGATCTGTATCGCCAGTATGCAACCTTTACGAAGGAATTCAGCGGGCACGAACTGTTTCGCGTTGCCAGCGGCCGGTACGACACCGAATATGATTGGACCGAACATATGATGCAGGAAGCCGGCGATATGATGGAAGGTGTTTCACTTCATTATTATGTGATTCCCACTGCAGACTGGGACGCCAAAGGCCCTTCGATCGATTTTGATGAAGATCTTTATTTTGCAGGAATTCAGCGCTCGCTGTTGATGGATGAATATGTTCAGGGTCACTCTAACCGAATGGACAAATTTGACCCTGAAAAAAATGTAGCCATGGTTGTAGATGAATGGGGGATCTGGACCGACCCATACCCCGGAACAAACCCGGGATTCCTGGAGCAGCAAAACTCCCTTCGTGATGCGCTCATCGCCTCCATTACGCTCGATATCCTCAACAAACACAGTGATCGCGTGCGAATGGCGAACATTGCCCAGATGATAAACGTGCTTCAGGCGATGATCCTGACTGACGGGGACAAGATGGTTAAAACACCGACCTATCACGTGTTTGATCTCTACCGGATTCACCATGACACTCAGCTGTTACATACACACATGATGGAGATCAATGAATACTCGTATGAAGATGAGAGCATCCCCGTACTGAGCATGACCCCCTCAAAAAACAGCGACGGACAGATCGGAATAACGATTACAAATAAAAGTCCGAATACTCCACAGAGCGTTGAAATTGAGATTCGGGGCCAGCAAATCGGTAATCTTTCTGAGGGCCGCATTCTGGCCGCAGAACATTTTGCGGATATAAATACATTTGAAGACCCGGACCGGCTGACAATTGAAGAATTCACAAATTACAGCCTGAACGGTAACACAATAACCCTCGAGCTGCCGCCGATGTCTGTGGCGGCTTTGCGGGTTGAATAA
- a CDS encoding T9SS type A sorting domain-containing protein, with product MIRFLLALLLITFFPVLLFSQTPQILDEDLTIQAITEVPFEAVKLSYNHQDETLYLLTQPGDIYSVDIENGQLTEVQNSSDHGLEDVQGFDISYDGRFFIVGNIRNNSDFTNIGVIKRAEVVNGAWEWSTVAESEPYPLSNTFFDHVMNGVVVSPDGQMLYVNSGSRTDHGEVHSVDGRYPGLREAPLTAIILQLPADGEDIILENDRDILRDNGYLYAEGTRNSFSLAFNTDGKLFAADNAGERDDPEELNWLREGHHYGFPWVMGGNQNPMQFEGYVPEEDLLLPTETGSYHYFYDDPDFPAPPEGVEFTAAIPNFGPDAVNYRDPETGEILRAFDEDTTITSFTGHKSVLGLVFDTTSTLQGNYKGDAFALGFTGHNIDAYLLSHMDEIGEDLLHLQLTETDGEAGYTLTSTRIAQGFTSPVDAELIDNKLYVVEHKNPHWLNPNATTRIWEITFPGLGTSVDDPVAEIATDYKLNQNYPNPFNPSTTISYNLPENSMVRLEVFDMAGRRVAELVNGRQSAGSHQAEFDASKLSSGVYHYRLRAGEMMLSRQMVLVK from the coding sequence ATGATACGATTCTTACTGGCACTTCTTTTGATTACCTTTTTTCCTGTCCTTCTCTTTTCACAAACTCCGCAAATACTGGATGAAGATCTCACAATTCAGGCAATAACAGAGGTTCCATTTGAGGCCGTTAAACTGTCCTATAATCATCAGGATGAAACACTTTATCTGCTCACACAACCTGGAGATATTTATAGTGTAGATATTGAAAACGGACAGCTCACCGAAGTGCAAAACAGTTCCGATCACGGGCTTGAAGATGTGCAGGGGTTTGATATTTCCTATGACGGACGATTTTTTATCGTAGGGAATATCCGTAACAACTCTGATTTTACGAATATTGGAGTCATTAAGCGGGCAGAGGTTGTCAACGGAGCCTGGGAGTGGAGTACGGTGGCGGAATCGGAGCCGTATCCACTCAGCAACACCTTTTTTGATCATGTGATGAATGGGGTGGTAGTGAGTCCGGACGGGCAGATGCTCTATGTGAACAGCGGCTCGCGAACCGATCACGGGGAAGTTCATTCAGTTGATGGGCGCTATCCCGGTTTGAGAGAAGCACCGCTGACAGCCATCATTCTGCAATTACCCGCAGATGGTGAGGATATAATTCTGGAAAATGACAGGGATATTCTCAGGGATAATGGTTACCTGTATGCAGAAGGCACACGGAACAGTTTTAGCCTGGCATTTAACACCGATGGAAAGCTATTTGCAGCCGACAACGCTGGTGAGCGCGATGATCCAGAGGAGCTGAACTGGCTGCGTGAAGGCCATCACTACGGTTTTCCCTGGGTGATGGGCGGCAATCAAAACCCTATGCAATTCGAAGGGTATGTACCTGAAGAAGATCTGCTGCTGCCGACTGAGACCGGTTCATACCACTACTTTTATGATGATCCCGACTTTCCCGCACCGCCGGAGGGGGTAGAATTTACTGCAGCAATACCTAATTTTGGTCCGGATGCAGTGAACTACCGCGATCCTGAAACCGGGGAGATACTCCGTGCGTTCGACGAGGATACAACAATCACCTCTTTTACAGGCCACAAATCAGTTCTGGGACTGGTATTTGATACCACTTCCACTCTTCAGGGAAACTACAAAGGTGACGCATTTGCACTCGGTTTTACAGGACATAATATTGATGCCTATTTACTGAGTCATATGGATGAAATCGGGGAAGATTTACTGCATTTGCAACTCACAGAAACCGATGGAGAAGCCGGCTATACTTTGACATCCACACGGATTGCTCAGGGGTTTACCAGCCCGGTGGATGCTGAACTGATCGACAACAAACTGTATGTTGTAGAGCACAAAAATCCGCATTGGTTAAACCCAAATGCTACGACCCGAATTTGGGAGATCACCTTTCCTGGCCTTGGAACTTCCGTGGACGACCCTGTAGCTGAAATAGCAACTGATTACAAGCTGAATCAAAACTATCCGAACCCGTTTAATCCGTCTACAACCATCAGCTACAACCTTCCTGAAAACAGCATGGTTCGTCTTGAAGTTTTCGATATGGCAGGTCGCCGGGTAGCCGAGCTTGTAAATGGCCGGCAATCTGCAGGCTCACACCAGGCCGAATTTGATGCATCTAAACTCTCGAGCGGCGTATACCATTATCGCCTGAGAGCAGGTGAGATGATGCTCTCACGCCAAATGGTACTGGTAAAGTAG
- a CDS encoding RNA polymerase sigma factor, with protein MRLNKSKNIPDNYDQMKDRELVHLYRKKNDQLAFKELMNRHQAKVYSYIFSMVHNREITNDIFQETFTKVITKMDDTYNEQGKWIAWVMRIAHNATIDHIRKQKRFVDVSGSYDDDSKTDFYERLPDEGARGQDEKLELDESTSELLKHIGNLPEEQRTVVMLRHYYEMPFKEIAELTDVSINTALGRMRYALINLRKMFDEEHEKEANSV; from the coding sequence ATGCGACTGAATAAATCAAAAAATATCCCAGACAATTACGATCAGATGAAAGATCGTGAACTCGTGCATCTTTATCGCAAGAAAAACGATCAGCTTGCGTTTAAAGAATTAATGAACCGCCATCAGGCGAAAGTGTACTCCTACATTTTCAGCATGGTTCATAACCGGGAGATTACCAACGATATTTTCCAGGAAACGTTTACCAAGGTTATCACCAAGATGGATGATACCTATAACGAACAAGGAAAATGGATTGCCTGGGTGATGCGAATTGCACATAATGCAACAATTGATCACATTCGAAAACAAAAACGATTTGTTGACGTTAGTGGATCATACGATGATGATTCGAAAACAGATTTCTATGAGCGGCTGCCGGACGAAGGTGCCAGAGGCCAGGATGAGAAACTTGAACTTGATGAATCAACATCTGAATTGTTGAAACATATTGGCAATTTGCCTGAAGAGCAGCGCACCGTTGTAATGCTGAGGCATTATTACGAGATGCCTTTTAAAGAAATTGCTGAACTAACGGATGTTTCCATCAATACTGCACTTGGACGAATGCGCTATGCATTAATCAATCTAAGGAAAATGTTTGATGAGGAGCATGAGAAAGAAGCGAATAGTGTATGA
- a CDS encoding anti-sigma factor: MSRRDTKSIKYILNELDPAEKVEFERELNANPDLIIEVESIRRMQNKIEDLPEISPPAELSDSIIKLAAEHSAKQSKSNFRLYLSAAVLLFGLTTGSLLMDNPFSSDEAQSQASMQLNQSVIESEPQQIAPNHTAHSPWVDRNDVLRLGVLDNGLNQSRLSDMNESLNRLRPAENTFQRESVTRSLQLTGSSPRR; encoded by the coding sequence ATGAGCAGAAGAGATACGAAAAGCATTAAGTATATACTTAATGAACTGGATCCGGCTGAAAAAGTTGAGTTCGAACGCGAACTCAATGCAAATCCGGATCTTATTATTGAAGTAGAATCCATCAGGCGGATGCAAAACAAAATAGAGGATCTGCCTGAAATTTCACCGCCAGCTGAATTATCTGATTCTATCATAAAATTGGCAGCTGAACACTCCGCTAAACAATCAAAAAGTAATTTTCGATTGTATCTATCAGCGGCTGTACTACTATTTGGCCTAACAACCGGGTCACTATTAATGGATAACCCATTCAGTTCTGATGAAGCCCAGTCTCAGGCATCGATGCAGTTGAATCAATCTGTTATAGAATCTGAGCCACAACAAATTGCACCCAATCACACTGCACACTCTCCATGGGTAGACCGAAATGATGTTCTGCGATTGGGTGTATTGGATAACGGATTGAATCAATCCAGGTTATCTGATATGAATGAAAGTCTAAACAGACTCAGACCAGCTGAAAATACATTTCAGCGTGAATCTGTTACCCGATCACTTCAATTAACGGGCAGTAGCCCTCGTCGATAA
- a CDS encoding ParA family protein, which produces MGKVISIANQKGGVGKTTTAINLAASLAAIEHPTLLVDIDPQSNSTSGLGIESANVTNSIYEVMVGGVRMGDAVRETELDYLDLVPSHINLVGAEIEMVDRSERERILYKAVEDVKDSYDFIIIDCPPSLGLLTINALTSSDSVLIPVQCEYFALEGLGQLLNTIKIVRQHLNPDLDIEGVLLTMYDTRTRLSNQVADEVKRYFDEKVFSSVITRNVRLAEAPSFGKPAILYDATSTGSKNYLSLAREIIQKNKKMFKDSPVVAG; this is translated from the coding sequence ATGGGAAAAGTAATTTCTATCGCAAATCAAAAAGGTGGTGTGGGAAAAACCACAACTGCCATTAATCTTGCGGCAAGTCTTGCCGCTATTGAACATCCGACACTTCTTGTAGATATCGATCCTCAAAGCAATTCCACCAGTGGACTTGGCATTGAGTCTGCAAACGTAACAAATTCCATTTATGAAGTGATGGTGGGTGGAGTTCGTATGGGTGATGCCGTGCGTGAAACCGAGCTGGATTACCTCGATTTGGTTCCTTCTCATATCAATTTGGTAGGGGCGGAAATTGAGATGGTAGACCGCAGCGAACGGGAAAGGATTCTGTATAAGGCAGTAGAAGATGTAAAAGATTCATACGATTTCATTATTATCGACTGTCCGCCTTCACTTGGACTGCTAACGATTAATGCATTAACCTCTTCTGATTCTGTACTGATTCCGGTACAGTGTGAATATTTTGCACTTGAAGGTCTTGGTCAGCTGTTGAATACCATTAAAATTGTGCGTCAGCATCTCAATCCAGACCTGGACATTGAGGGTGTTTTGCTAACTATGTACGATACCCGGACAAGATTATCAAACCAGGTTGCTGATGAAGTTAAACGTTATTTTGACGAAAAGGTTTTCTCGTCGGTCATTACAAGAAATGTGCGGTTGGCAGAAGCACCCAGTTTTGGAAAGCCGGCAATATTATATGATGCAACAAGTACCGGGTCGAAAAATTATCTCTCCCTTGCCAGGGAAATCATTCAGAAAAATAAAAAAATGTTTAAAGACAGCCCCGTAGTTGCGGGGTAA
- a CDS encoding ParB/RepB/Spo0J family partition protein, which produces MTKKVLGRGLGAFFPEYDKEEGEDEKGERRQKTKTAVPIEPAEKVNVVLDIPVDHIRANPHQPRTDFKEEALEELADSIKKHGLIQPITVRYLGEKRFELISGERRLRASKLAGLSEIPSYIREVNDEQMIAFALIENIQREQLNPLEIAMGYQRLMEECSYTQGEVAERVGKNRTTVTNMLRLLQLPDFIQAALRDEKISTGHARSLINLDKEKDQRDILKKILSKNLSVRQTEDLVRSLDKKNEQKKTSPATKARSPFVESIEKRLRNNLSTKVNIKQKAKGGEIRIEYYSNDDLERLLQILDEDR; this is translated from the coding sequence ATGACAAAAAAAGTACTCGGCAGAGGTTTAGGCGCTTTTTTTCCTGAATATGATAAAGAAGAGGGAGAAGATGAAAAAGGAGAACGCAGGCAGAAAACAAAAACTGCTGTTCCCATTGAACCGGCAGAAAAGGTAAATGTGGTGCTTGATATCCCGGTTGATCACATCCGGGCAAATCCGCATCAGCCACGAACAGATTTTAAAGAGGAAGCCCTTGAAGAGCTCGCCGATTCGATCAAAAAACATGGTCTGATTCAACCTATTACGGTTCGATATCTCGGTGAAAAACGCTTTGAACTGATTAGTGGTGAACGTCGTTTGCGGGCCTCTAAACTGGCAGGTTTATCGGAAATTCCATCCTATATCCGGGAGGTGAATGATGAACAGATGATCGCTTTTGCGCTGATTGAAAATATACAGCGTGAACAGCTAAACCCTCTCGAAATCGCTATGGGATATCAGCGGCTGATGGAAGAGTGCAGCTATACGCAAGGTGAAGTTGCCGAACGTGTAGGTAAGAACCGTACTACGGTGACCAATATGTTGCGGCTTCTGCAATTGCCTGACTTTATTCAGGCTGCCCTGCGGGACGAAAAAATTTCTACCGGTCACGCACGTTCTCTTATTAATCTTGATAAAGAAAAAGACCAGCGGGATATCCTGAAGAAAATACTGTCAAAAAACCTTTCGGTTCGGCAGACGGAGGATCTTGTACGGTCTCTTGATAAAAAGAACGAACAGAAAAAAACGTCACCTGCAACTAAAGCCCGGTCACCTTTTGTTGAATCGATCGAAAAACGCCTGAGAAACAATCTCAGTACGAAAGTGAATATAAAACAGAAGGCAAAAGGCGGCGAAATACGTATCGAATATTACTCGAATGATGATCTTGAACGTCTGCTTCAAATTCTCGATGAAGATCGGTAG
- a CDS encoding DUF5683 domain-containing protein: MKIGSGFFLLLICSNAVMGQQTFIQKDYTLFEYRVSEKLSPADTAQPEREEYPDPTSVLYKSLMVPGWGQLVNRQAWKIPIVYGIFAGIGYYTYTIHTDYRDYKAAYYNAQRGADTDFRFGPTPDYLQGVSNNQLLQNRNDLRNRRDLMFLVMFLAYGLNALDAYVFAHMRSFDVSDDLSATTTISPDFLADRAPGLKLSIQLNRK; encoded by the coding sequence ATGAAGATCGGTAGCGGTTTTTTTCTTCTTCTTATCTGTTCCAATGCTGTAATGGGGCAGCAGACTTTCATTCAAAAGGATTATACGCTTTTTGAATACAGGGTTTCAGAAAAATTAAGTCCGGCTGATACTGCTCAGCCGGAACGTGAGGAGTACCCTGATCCTACATCAGTGCTATATAAATCATTAATGGTACCTGGCTGGGGGCAACTTGTAAACCGGCAGGCGTGGAAAATTCCTATTGTTTACGGGATTTTTGCCGGAATCGGATATTATACGTATACGATTCACACCGATTACAGGGATTATAAAGCAGCATATTATAATGCTCAGCGAGGTGCTGATACCGACTTCAGGTTTGGCCCCACTCCAGATTACTTGCAGGGAGTGAGTAACAACCAGCTTTTACAAAACAGAAATGATCTTCGAAACCGACGCGATCTAATGTTTCTTGTAATGTTCTTAGCTTACGGTTTGAATGCACTCGATGCCTATGTGTTCGCACATATGCGTAGTTTTGACGTATCAGATGACCTTTCTGCAACCACAACGATAAGTCCGGATTTTCTGGCAGATCGAGCACCCGGTTTAAAATTATCCATACAACTTAATAGAAAATAA
- a CDS encoding TIGR00730 family Rossman fold protein, giving the protein MSAPEHFSKENMPPDHFEKKGSDDLWSVFKIMGEFVDGYDKMMEVGPCISIFGSARLKDDNNYYLKAMKAAELIAENGFGVITGGGPGIMEAGNRGAKNAGGKSVGLGIDLQHEQGINEYVHAKYEINFKYFFVRKVMFVKYAQGFIVFPGGFGTLDELFETLTLIQTNKIEKIPIVLVGTEYWEGLGDWIENRLVHDGYISKEDTDLFMITDSEEEAVKHVCEFYKIRKPSPNFSF; this is encoded by the coding sequence ATGTCAGCACCTGAACATTTTTCCAAAGAGAATATGCCGCCTGATCATTTTGAAAAGAAAGGAAGTGATGACCTTTGGAGTGTTTTCAAAATAATGGGAGAATTTGTTGATGGATATGATAAAATGATGGAAGTGGGTCCGTGTATTTCCATTTTTGGCTCAGCAAGACTCAAAGATGACAATAACTACTACTTAAAAGCAATGAAAGCCGCAGAACTAATTGCTGAAAATGGCTTTGGTGTAATTACCGGCGGCGGCCCCGGAATCATGGAAGCCGGGAACAGAGGAGCTAAAAATGCTGGCGGGAAATCTGTTGGACTTGGCATCGATTTGCAGCATGAACAAGGTATCAATGAGTATGTTCATGCGAAATATGAGATTAATTTTAAATATTTCTTTGTCCGGAAGGTAATGTTTGTTAAATATGCCCAGGGGTTTATTGTATTTCCGGGCGGATTTGGCACGCTTGATGAACTGTTTGAAACACTGACACTCATCCAAACAAACAAAATTGAAAAAATTCCAATTGTTTTAGTTGGCACTGAATACTGGGAAGGGTTAGGCGACTGGATAGAAAACCGGCTTGTTCATGACGGTTACATTTCCAAAGAAGATACAGACCTTTTTATGATAACAGACAGCGAGGAAGAAGCCGTAAAACATGTCTGTGAATTCTATAAAATTAGGAAGCCAAGTCCAAACTTCTCATTCTAA
- a CDS encoding tetratricopeptide repeat protein encodes MKSYSQILSALIALALVIGVVQTADAQEDARAEAVTLYNEAQDLAGANQLEDAIETYRAALDVANDNELEDISERIVRQLPRVYYSRATRAFQQYQSERTIEAADRAIERFTEAREAGEEFNDDQVVQQSTRALPQLHYLKSTIQFRNEDLDDAMASLDEALELNPNYATAYYQRAIVYKKQNPEDIDQTLAYYDRAIELAEQTGDDRTLGNARSSAAEELIYRAVNLKDESRYSRAIELLEKVDNYDSDNPNAHYRLAEISNTRGNFERAIEHANRALDLETGGVTDRAKIYFELGTAYKGLNQQSNACSAFENANYGDFSEPASHELQFELECEGHSASGRR; translated from the coding sequence ATGAAATCTTACAGTCAAATTTTGTCCGCCCTGATTGCCCTGGCGTTAGTTATTGGGGTTGTTCAAACAGCCGATGCACAGGAAGATGCCAGAGCTGAAGCTGTTACCCTTTATAACGAGGCACAGGATTTAGCCGGAGCCAATCAGTTAGAAGATGCGATAGAAACGTATCGTGCAGCTCTTGACGTCGCAAATGACAATGAACTGGAAGATATTTCAGAACGGATTGTTCGGCAACTCCCAAGAGTTTATTACAGCCGTGCAACACGTGCTTTCCAGCAATACCAAAGCGAACGTACAATTGAAGCCGCTGACAGAGCTATTGAGCGATTTACAGAAGCCAGGGAAGCCGGAGAAGAGTTTAATGATGACCAGGTTGTACAGCAATCAACCCGTGCGCTGCCACAGCTTCACTACCTTAAATCAACGATTCAGTTTAGAAACGAAGATTTAGATGATGCCATGGCAAGTCTGGATGAAGCACTTGAACTTAATCCAAACTACGCTACTGCATACTATCAGCGCGCGATAGTTTATAAAAAGCAAAATCCGGAAGATATCGACCAAACACTTGCATACTACGACCGGGCGATTGAACTCGCAGAGCAAACTGGCGATGACCGAACACTGGGGAATGCACGTTCCAGTGCTGCTGAGGAATTAATTTACCGTGCTGTAAATCTAAAGGATGAAAGCCGGTATTCCAGAGCGATTGAGTTGTTGGAAAAAGTTGATAATTATGATTCCGACAACCCCAATGCTCATTATCGTCTTGCTGAAATCAGCAATACCCGCGGTAATTTCGAACGTGCGATAGAACATGCCAACCGGGCACTCGATCTTGAAACAGGCGGTGTAACCGACAGAGCGAAGATTTACTTTGAACTGGGAACAGCATATAAAGGTCTAAACCAGCAAAGTAACGCTTGCAGCGCATTTGAAAATGCAAACTATGGCGACTTCTCAGAACCTGCATCACACGAACTTCAGTTCGAGCTCGAGTGTGAAGGACACTCAGCCAGCGGGCGACGATAA
- the tkt gene encoding transketolase, translating into MTTAPKLDTLCVNTIRTLSMDAVQAANSGHPGMPMGMADVAYVLWTKFLKHNPKNPKWFDRDRFVLSAGHGSMLLYSLLHLTGYEVSLKEIKNFRQLGSITPGHPEYGMTPGVETTTGPLGQGFGTGVGMAMAERFMAKTFNKEDHELIDHFTYAIVSDGDLMEGISHESASMAGHLKLNKLIYLYDSNKISIDGSTDLAFTDDSKKRFEAYGWDVQQIDGHNHEEIEQAIKKAQKTDTPSLIECKTTIGFGSPNKEGTAGSHGSPLGDDEIKLTKERLGWPYDEPFFIPDEAKNQMRKAVDNGKEWEEEWKSSLKEYENKYPADGVLFKKFVSRDMPEDWSEVIPEFEADPKGLATRNASKKVLDQMSDHIFNLVGGSADLTGSTKTDMDNKGIYSAEDYSGRNLHYGVREHGMAAALNGLALHGGIIPFGATFLVFSDYNKPSIRIAALSHIPSIFVFTHDSIGLGEDGPTHQPIEHLAALRATPNVAVFRPADANETSYSWKAAIENTDGPSVLVLTRQNLPTVDRNTYGKASGTEKGAYILKEASSGTPDLILMASGSEVEIIVKAAEQLEEKGVATRVVSMPCWELFDKQDDAYKSEVFPADVKARISIEAASPMGWLKYTGSEGIVIGIDRFGESAPYEEVYEELGLTAEKVVENGLSLTK; encoded by the coding sequence ATGACTACTGCTCCAAAACTTGATACTCTGTGTGTAAACACAATCCGAACACTTTCAATGGATGCTGTTCAGGCCGCTAATTCCGGACACCCCGGAATGCCAATGGGAATGGCCGATGTCGCCTATGTATTGTGGACAAAATTTCTGAAGCATAATCCAAAAAACCCGAAATGGTTCGACCGCGACCGATTCGTCCTTTCCGCCGGACACGGTTCTATGCTGCTCTATTCGCTGCTTCATCTTACCGGTTATGAGGTATCATTAAAAGAGATCAAAAACTTCAGGCAGCTGGGCAGTATCACACCGGGGCACCCTGAGTATGGAATGACACCCGGCGTAGAAACCACAACAGGACCACTCGGTCAGGGATTTGGTACCGGAGTGGGAATGGCGATGGCGGAACGGTTTATGGCAAAAACATTCAACAAAGAGGATCATGAACTGATTGATCATTTCACCTACGCAATTGTGAGTGATGGTGATTTGATGGAAGGCATCTCACACGAAAGTGCATCCATGGCGGGCCATTTAAAACTGAACAAGCTGATTTACCTTTACGATTCCAATAAAATATCGATTGACGGCTCTACAGACCTGGCGTTTACTGATGACAGCAAGAAAAGATTCGAAGCTTACGGCTGGGATGTTCAGCAGATTGATGGCCACAATCATGAAGAGATTGAACAGGCAATAAAAAAGGCGCAAAAAACAGATACTCCATCACTGATTGAGTGTAAAACAACCATCGGTTTCGGAAGTCCAAATAAGGAAGGTACGGCTGGTTCTCATGGTTCACCTCTGGGAGACGATGAAATAAAACTCACGAAAGAAAGACTTGGCTGGCCATACGATGAACCTTTTTTCATTCCCGATGAAGCAAAAAACCAGATGCGCAAGGCTGTTGACAACGGAAAAGAATGGGAAGAAGAATGGAAATCATCTCTAAAGGAGTATGAGAATAAGTATCCGGCTGATGGGGTATTGTTCAAGAAATTTGTTAGCCGTGATATGCCCGAAGATTGGTCGGAAGTGATCCCTGAGTTTGAAGCGGACCCCAAAGGTTTGGCTACACGCAATGCTTCAAAAAAAGTGCTGGATCAGATGTCTGATCATATTTTTAACCTCGTTGGCGGCTCAGCGGATCTGACCGGGAGCACCAAAACCGATATGGATAACAAAGGCATTTACAGTGCCGAAGACTACAGCGGCAGAAACCTGCATTACGGTGTTCGGGAGCACGGCATGGCGGCCGCGCTGAACGGCCTTGCATTGCACGGCGGGATTATTCCTTTTGGAGCCACATTCCTGGTTTTTTCTGATTACAATAAACCATCAATCAGAATTGCGGCGCTCTCTCACATTCCATCGATCTTTGTATTTACTCACGATAGCATCGGACTGGGTGAAGATGGCCCGACTCACCAGCCAATTGAACATCTGGCGGCACTTCGCGCAACACCGAACGTGGCGGTATTCCGGCCGGCAGATGCAAATGAAACTTCATATAGCTGGAAAGCCGCTATTGAAAATACCGATGGACCTTCTGTCCTGGTACTAACCCGTCAAAATCTTCCAACAGTTGACAGAAATACGTACGGTAAGGCTTCAGGAACTGAAAAAGGCGCATATATTTTAAAAGAGGCTTCATCAGGAACTCCTGATCTTATTCTGATGGCCTCCGGTTCAGAAGTAGAAATCATCGTAAAGGCGGCTGAACAGCTTGAAGAAAAAGGCGTGGCAACACGTGTGGTAAGTATGCCGTGCTGGGAGCTTTTTGATAAGCAGGATGATGCCTACAAAAGCGAAGTCTTTCCTGCTGATGTAAAAGCACGGATATCAATCGAAGCGGCATCACCGATGGGCTGGCTCAAATATACCGGAAGCGAAGGTATCGTGATAGGGATTGACCGTTTCGGCGAGTCTGCCCCATACGAAGAAGTTTACGAGGAGCTTGGCCTGACGGCTGAGAAAGTGGTAGAAAACGGATTATCACTCACAAAATAG